In a genomic window of Thalassotalea piscium:
- a CDS encoding bacteriohemerythrin: MSLIEWDHAKLSVGIESIDREHQVIVEFINDIAKNINKNAPADYLEMLFDRLISYTQYHFASEEAYFKHLSMQDVLLHRLQHKHFIEQLYAYKMDVHHNVTTVLLDNLLDWFVSHIQSEDRKLIQAINK, from the coding sequence ATGTCTTTAATAGAATGGGATCATGCTAAACTAAGTGTTGGTATTGAAAGTATTGATAGAGAGCACCAAGTTATCGTTGAATTTATTAATGATATCGCAAAAAACATTAATAAAAATGCGCCTGCTGACTATCTAGAAATGCTGTTTGATCGACTGATCAGCTATACCCAATATCATTTCGCCAGCGAAGAAGCGTATTTTAAGCATTTAAGTATGCAAGATGTACTGCTGCACCGGTTGCAGCACAAACATTTTATTGAGCAGCTTTATGCTTATAAAATGGATGTTCACCACAATGTAACTACAGTGTTACTCGATAATTTATTAGATTGGTTCGTAAGCCATATTCAATCTGAAGACAGAAAGCTTATTCAAGCAATTAATAAATAA